Proteins encoded in a region of the Vicia villosa cultivar HV-30 ecotype Madison, WI linkage group LG5, Vvil1.0, whole genome shotgun sequence genome:
- the LOC131605478 gene encoding probable protein phosphatase 2C 8, translating to MNNDDQPVLPDERERIEAAGGKVINWNGSRVLGILATSRSIGDHCMKPFVISQPEINVHGRTKSDEFVVVASDGLWDVVSNSFVCEVVKSCLQGHMRRNHSDAAAILAELAMAKGSKDNISVIVIQLNNTNI from the exons ATGAATAATGATGATCAGCCAGTTCTTCCTGATGAAAGAGAGAGGATTGAAGCAGCTGGTGGAAAAGTGATTAATTGGAATGGAAGTCGCGTTCTAGGAATTCTTGCTACTTCTAGATCCATAG GGGATCATTGCATGAAGCCATTTGTGATATCTCAACCAGAGATCAACGTGCATGGAAGAACAAAATCAGATGAGTTTGTTGTGGTGGCAAGTGACGGTCTTTGGGATGTTGTATCAAACAGTTTTGTTTGTGAAGTGGTAAAAAGCTGTCTCCAAGGTCATATGAGGAGGAATCATAGTGATGCTGCTGCAATTCTAGCTGAATTGGCTATGGCTAAGGGAAGCAAAGACAACATCAGTGTTATAGTCATCCAACTCAACAACACTAACATTTGA
- the LOC131607401 gene encoding uncharacterized protein LOC131607401 — MAEPPQQQQPLLLLEGTDSRNHRVMSQLTHSLLSQLTQLNPSLPPSTLAQRESYIQSRLQHLFHNFHTPTHPPYALMINKAIVELNEQNGSTSEAISEFIKREYEDLPWAHSKILSIHLGRMCEIGEIACTENGRYMFPVGGVEKKEEKEKGRCKGSRKRRRSCRSNREDTEREDQLALLDSGGTEEASTQVAESDDHLIGSVEEKAKLQSEKGVQVQMVSSIVCAEGSPEDMISTGSGKELSSQTPLQPQKSADIDTDVTAALVCANVDDGELPQDYNQGNTDGSLDENPIIECLDQIQPMRKRAKGRGRPCKAETDDEDWQEKPLLVTRGPTKNKRNPKGQTRGLGRPPKVIQENEQCEEKLKKKEEKLRKKEEKLRTKEKLKKKEELMKKDQAKPHDCEEKLKKKDEAKLHDREEKLKNENQAGRGRGRGRGRGRGRGRTPKPKVCDTEA; from the exons ATGGCGGAacctccacaacaacaacaacccctTCTTCTCCTTGAAGGCACCGATTCCAGAAACCACCGAGTCATGTCTCAACTCACTCACTCTCTCCTTTCTCAACTCACCCAACTCAATCCTTCTCTTCCTCCTTCCACCCTCGCTCAACGCGAGTCTTACATTCAATCTCGCCTTCAACACCTTTTCCATAATTTTCACACCCCCACTCACCCCCCTTATGCTCTG aTGATAAACAAGGCAATTGTGGAATTGAATGAACAAAATGGATCGACCTCGGAGGCGATTTCGGAGTTTATTAAAAGAGAATACGAGGATTTACCGTGGGCTCATTCGAAGATTCTGAGTATTCATCTAGGGAGAATGTGTGAGATTGGGGAGATTGCGTGCACAGAGAATGGTAGatacatgtttcctgttggtggCGTGGAAAAGAAAGAGGAGAAAGAGAAAGGACGGTGTAAGGGTAGCAGGAAGAGGCGGAGGAGCTGTAGGAGTAATCGTGAAGATACTGAGAGAGAGGATCAGTTGGCTTTGTTAGATAGTGGCGGGACCGAGGAGGCTTCGACGCAGGTTGCTGAGAGTGATGATCATTTGATTGGAAGTGTTGAGGAAAAGGCAAAACTACAATCTGAAAAGGGAGTTCAAGTTCAG ATGGTAAGTAGCATAGTTTGTGCAGAAGGGTCACCAGAGGACATGATATCTACTGGTTCAGGAAAAGAGTTATCATCACAAACACCGTTGCAACCTCAAAAATCCGCTGACATTGATACAGATGTAACAGCTGCACTAGTTTGTGCGAATGTAGATGATGGTGAGCTTCCTCAGGATTACAATCAAGGGAATACTGATGGAAGCCTTGATGAGAATCCGATTATCGAGTGTCTTGATCAGATACAGCCAATGCGAAAGCGTGCCAAAGGCAGAGGCAGGCCTTGTAAGGCAGAAACTGATGATGAAGACTGGCAAGAGAAGCCATTGCTGGTTACGAGGGGACCAACCAAAAACAAGAGGAATCCAAAGGGTCAAACTAGAGGTCTAGGGAGGCCTCCTAAGGTAATTCAAGAAAATGAACAATGTGAAGAGAAgctaaagaaaaaagaagaaaagttaaggaagaaagaagagaagttaaGGACAAAAGAGAAGTTGAAGAAAAAAGAAGAGTTAATGAAAAAAGATCAAGCTAAGCCACATGATTGTGAagagaaattaaagaaaaaagatgaagctAAGTTGCATGATCGTGAAGAGAAATTAAAGAATGAAAACCAAGCTGGTCGTGGACGAGGGCGTGGTCGAGGTCGTGGTCGAGGTCGAGGGAGGACTCCTAAGCCCAAGGTATGTGATACTGAGGCGTGA